Part of the Sporomusa termitida genome, GGCAAGCTTGAGGTGATTGTCATGCCGGAGGCCAACCTGGAGCAGGCCTTGCGGCAAGGGGACATTGATGTAGCCGGCTTTCATAAAAACCCCAACTTCCTGGTGGCCCGGGGCGGCCTTACCGTATTGTTTACCGATTATGATGTTTTCGGGACAGTCGGCGGCGGGACTCCCTTCTATTTTTCGGAAAAATTCATTAAAGAAAAGCCCGATGTGGTTAGACGCTTTGTCAAAGCAGTTGCCAAAGCCAACGACTGGGCTGACGCTAATCAGCAGCAGGCTATCGATATTACCGTTAAGCGGGCGAAGGTTGATCCCAAGCTGCTAAGAACCGGCTATTTTGCTCCGCAGGGAATTATTCAGCCGGAAACGGCAACAGTCTGGATTGATTTACTGAAAGAATTCGGGGAAATAAAAAATGAGGTTAAACCGGAGCAGATATTTACCAATGAATTTAATCCTAACGTTAAGAGTTAGGAAAATAGCGGCATGGTAGAAAGTGAGGCACCAGATGTATGGACATTGAAGATATTCAGAGTCCGCGAGACTATCTGATCTACAGTAAAACTCAGGTTCACCCTTATTCCCCGGCGATCGGCAAGTTATTAGACCTGTCCGCAGCTTATGTGCAGGATGCGGAACAAGCGTATGCCCAGGGACAGATTAATGCTGTCTGGTCGCGGGCCACCGGCTGGGAAATACCGCTGGCTTATGCTTCCGGTATTATTCCGGTGGCTTACAGCGAGATGGGACGCCTGAGTGACATGGAATCGGTTACGATTGCCGAGGATTATTACCAGTTTCCCCAGGAAACCTGCTCGATGGTCAAGTGCACTGTTGGCCAGTGGCATAAGCGCCGCGGGGCCGGCATCAAGCGCATTATCGGCGCCAGCGTGGCCTGCGAGCCTTATAATCTGGCCTGGGAGCTGATGAAAAAAGAAGGCTATGATGTTCATGCCATCGATGTGGTTTACCGGGCTCCCGGCGTAAAAGGCGAGCGGCTGGAACAACTGGTACAGTTTCTTATTGAACAGATTTACGAAACGGCAGAGTGGCTGACCGGCAGCAGGGAGATTAATGAAGAAAAGCTCAGAACCGAGATTCAGCGCAAAAACCGGCTGATCGTCAAGGTCAGGAAAATCCTGGAGCTGCGGATTAAAAACCCTTACTATATGCGCAGCCTGCCTTCTATTTATCTCCTGACAGGGCTGAATACCTATTTTGGCAAGCCGGCCGCATATGAAGCTGTGCTGGATGAGCTGATTGCTGAACTGGAAACAGCGCCTGTCAGCAAAAGCGAGCTGGCAAAAGTCATTCCCCTGGTTTGGGTTGGCAGCGCCGGCCAGGAATTCGGCATCTACGAAGCGATTGATCAGGCCGGCGGCGCCCTGCTCGGGTTCCGCGGCTACCCTTTCAATAATTATGATGAAACCCTGCCGCCGGTGGAGGCCTTAGCCCGCCATGTCCTGGGCAATCAGGAGGCCGGCGCCTCCATTTATGTACAAAAGGTGATTGAACAGGAACTGAAAAAGGTCAAAGCCCGGGGGTTGGTGCTTTATGGTTACCTGGGCTGCTCTTACGGCAGTGTGGCGCGGGAGATGTGGCGGGATTATTTCCATAAGAAGGGGTTTCCCAGTATCAACCTGGAGGGCACCTTCCAGGTCGGACCGCCCACAGGCCAGATCCTGACGCGGATCAGGGCGTTTGTTGAGATGCTGGCCTAGTACACAATACTGCGCACAGCCAGGATTGAATAGATAAAAGGAGCGAAAAATATGAAAATTGCAGACATCATTGACCCCAGCCTTATTGCCGGCATCACCGGCGCAACGGTTGTGGGGATTGATATTGGTTCCAGAACAGGGAAAGCAGTACTCCTAACCGGCGATGAGCTGTATACTGTCCAAACCCCTACCGGGATTGACATGCAGGAAACGTCCGACGAGCTGCTGGCCGAACTGTTGGCCCAATCCGGCTTGAAACGGTCGGATATTGCCTATATTGTCGGCACCGGTTACGGCCGGGTGGCGATGAGCTTTAATGAAATACCCCACCAGATTGTGACCGAGATCTCCTGCCATGCCATGGGAGCCCACTATCTGAATGCTGCTATCCAAACGATCATTGACATTGGCGGCCAGGACTCGAAAGGCATTAAAGTCGATCCCGAGACCGGCCGGGTCGTGGAATTTGTCATGAACGACAAATGTGCGGCCGGCACCGGCCGGTTTTTAGAAAAAGTGGCGCAATTGCTGGATCTGGATTTAAGTGAACTGGGAAAAGTGGCGCTGGCGGCCACTAAACCGTCGGAAATCAGCAGCCAGTGCGTTGTCTTTGCCGAATCGGAGGTGATCTCGCTGCGGGCCAGAGGCGCAACCCAGGAGGATATTGCCGCCGGCATTCATCTGGCTACAGCCCGGCGGGTACGCAACCTGTTAAGCCGGATTGGCCTTGAACCGGGGTTGGCCTTCTCCGGTGGTGTTTCCAACAATATCGGCATGAAAAAAGCCATTGAAGACCTGCTTGAACACCCGATCAGCGAGTTTAAACTGGATGCGATCTACGCCGGCGCCCTGGGCGCAGCCGTACACGCGCTCAACTACCAGGCCGCAGGCGTACGCGGTGAGCAGGCGGCGGAAAACGGCTTCCATCTGGATTTGAGTGAGCTGGAAAGCCGGATTGCCAAACAGCAGGAGGCCATCATCGCTGCTGACGAGGGGAAAAAGAGTGTCGGTTATCTCTGCACCTATACCCCGCTGGAGCTGATTAATGCTGCCGGGGTCAATCAGCTGCGGCTGTTTAAAATGGGTAATACCGAGGTTGTTGCCAGCGGCGAACAGATCACCCAGAGTGTATTTTGCGATTTTACCAAGAGTATCCTGGGCGCCTTCAAGGAAGGGGACCCTTTATATAAGGCCCTGGATAAAGTGTATACCTTCTATACCTGCGACTGCATTAAAAAAGTCGGGGAAGCGATTGGCGACTTTTTCTCCCCTACCGACATTTATACCCTGCCCCGCCTGCGGGAGAAGGCATCCTCACGGAATTACTACCGGACAGAGATCGTAAACTTCAAAGAAGACCTGGAAACATTGTCAGGCAATACGGTTAGCGAAGAAGCCGTGCGGGAGCAAATCAAACTCTATAACCAGGTGCGGGGGGTATTAAAGAAAATCTCCGATCTGCGCAAACGGGAGAATCCGCCGCTCAAAGGCAAGGATTTCCTTGATCTTATTAAAGGCTATTACTATCTGCCACCGGCTGAATTGCTGGTTTTGTACCAGCAAATCTATGATACCCTGGCGGCAGTGCCTGATCAGGGCCGCCAACCGATCCGGCTGATGATGGCCGGCGGCATTGTGGCCGACGGTGACCGGCGGCTGCTGGAGCTTATTGAGGATACCGTGGGCGCGCGGGTAGTTATTGAGGACCACTGCACCGGGTCGCGCAATGTCAGCTTCCAGATCAGCGAGGAAGGGGATCCCTATCAGGCTTTGGCCGAAGGCTATCTGGACCAGTCGCCGTGCACCCGGATGAAGCCCTTGCAGGAGCGGGTTGCCATTTCCGGTGATCTGGCGCAGGAATATAAGGTTGACGGTATTTTGTACGTCTATCTGAAATTCTGCCCTTGCTACGGCCAGATCAAGCATGAGTTTTTCCGGCACTATCAAAAGCTCGGCATACCCGTACTGGAGGTGCCTGTCGATTACTCCGCCAGCGACCAGGGGCAGCTGAAAACCAGGCTGGAAGCCTTCATTGAGGTGCTGGGCGAAAGAGGGGGCATTGTTGATGCAAATCGAGGAAGTTCAAAATCAGCGTGACTACCTGATTTACAGCAAGGAGGTTCATGATTATTCCCCGGCAGTCGGCCGGTTGCTGGATCTTTCGGCGTCATATATTTATGACGCCGAGAAGGCCTACCAAGCGGGAAAAAACGCGATATGGTGCCGGGCCAGCGCCTGGGAGGTTCCCTTATTATATTCCCTTGATACGATCCCTGCTGTTTTTAGCGAAATGGGACGGCTCAGTGACCGGGAAGCCATGCTGCTGGCCGAGGATTATTATCAGTTCCCGGTAGAAACCTGCTCAATGGTAAAATGTACTGTCGGCCAATGGCATAAACGCCGCGGGACCAGCATTAACCGCATTCTCGGCACCAGCTCGGCCTGCGAGCCTTACAATATGGCGTATGAAATTATGAAAACCCAGGGCTATGATGTCTATTGCATTGAGAGTATTTACCGGGCTCCCGGCGTGGACGGCAAAAGATTAGAGCAGCTAAAAGAGTTTTTTGTCGAACAAATCTATGGCGTAACCGAATGGCTGACAGGCAGCCGGCACATTGATGCGGAAAAGCTGAAAACTGAGATACTGCGCAAAAACAGGCTTATTGATAAGATTAAGAAAATCCTGGACCTGCGAATCCGGAACCCTTTTTATATCCGCAGTTTGCCGACAATCCTGCTGCTTAATATCGGCTTGTCCACTTATTTTGGCAAACCGGGAGAATTCGAGGAGACCGTCGACCTATTAATCACTGAGCTGGAAACAGCGCCGGTGAGGCCGGAAGATTTGCAAAGAGTCATCCCTTTAGTCT contains:
- a CDS encoding 2-hydroxyacyl-CoA dehydratase subunit D, which translates into the protein MDIEDIQSPRDYLIYSKTQVHPYSPAIGKLLDLSAAYVQDAEQAYAQGQINAVWSRATGWEIPLAYASGIIPVAYSEMGRLSDMESVTIAEDYYQFPQETCSMVKCTVGQWHKRRGAGIKRIIGASVACEPYNLAWELMKKEGYDVHAIDVVYRAPGVKGERLEQLVQFLIEQIYETAEWLTGSREINEEKLRTEIQRKNRLIVKVRKILELRIKNPYYMRSLPSIYLLTGLNTYFGKPAAYEAVLDELIAELETAPVSKSELAKVIPLVWVGSAGQEFGIYEAIDQAGGALLGFRGYPFNNYDETLPPVEALARHVLGNQEAGASIYVQKVIEQELKKVKARGLVLYGYLGCSYGSVAREMWRDYFHKKGFPSINLEGTFQVGPPTGQILTRIRAFVEMLA
- a CDS encoding 2-hydroxyacyl-CoA dehydratase yields the protein MKIADIIDPSLIAGITGATVVGIDIGSRTGKAVLLTGDELYTVQTPTGIDMQETSDELLAELLAQSGLKRSDIAYIVGTGYGRVAMSFNEIPHQIVTEISCHAMGAHYLNAAIQTIIDIGGQDSKGIKVDPETGRVVEFVMNDKCAAGTGRFLEKVAQLLDLDLSELGKVALAATKPSEISSQCVVFAESEVISLRARGATQEDIAAGIHLATARRVRNLLSRIGLEPGLAFSGGVSNNIGMKKAIEDLLEHPISEFKLDAIYAGALGAAVHALNYQAAGVRGEQAAENGFHLDLSELESRIAKQQEAIIAADEGKKSVGYLCTYTPLELINAAGVNQLRLFKMGNTEVVASGEQITQSVFCDFTKSILGAFKEGDPLYKALDKVYTFYTCDCIKKVGEAIGDFFSPTDIYTLPRLREKASSRNYYRTEIVNFKEDLETLSGNTVSEEAVREQIKLYNQVRGVLKKISDLRKRENPPLKGKDFLDLIKGYYYLPPAELLVLYQQIYDTLAAVPDQGRQPIRLMMAGGIVADGDRRLLELIEDTVGARVVIEDHCTGSRNVSFQISEEGDPYQALAEGYLDQSPCTRMKPLQERVAISGDLAQEYKVDGILYVYLKFCPCYGQIKHEFFRHYQKLGIPVLEVPVDYSASDQGQLKTRLEAFIEVLGERGGIVDANRGSSKSA
- a CDS encoding 2-hydroxyacyl-CoA dehydratase family protein → MQIEEVQNQRDYLIYSKEVHDYSPAVGRLLDLSASYIYDAEKAYQAGKNAIWCRASAWEVPLLYSLDTIPAVFSEMGRLSDREAMLLAEDYYQFPVETCSMVKCTVGQWHKRRGTSINRILGTSSACEPYNMAYEIMKTQGYDVYCIESIYRAPGVDGKRLEQLKEFFVEQIYGVTEWLTGSRHIDAEKLKTEILRKNRLIDKIKKILDLRIRNPFYIRSLPTILLLNIGLSTYFGKPGEFEETVDLLITELETAPVRPEDLQRVIPLVWGYGTGQEFGIYDAVDQAGGALLGLRGVPLKKYREDISPVEALVHYIYDNHAAGAGTYMRELIEQQIDKINARGLLLYGYIGCSFSSVDKELFREHFHNKGIPSISLEGSYQVGPPTGQVLTRIKAFIEMLS